One window of Alteromonas sp. LMIT006 genomic DNA carries:
- a CDS encoding DMT family transporter — protein MFTRLLPWLFLVVWSTGYAVAKLALEYTEPFNLLAYRFVGAALFVTPFVIFMRLSLPPLSTIKQLAATGVFLHIGHFGTMYVGMKLGASASIMALIAASQPALIILASALYIRSWPSWQTWCALGLGLAGAGWIVGLNMDGQTGYLLGALLGFVAVLGMSVGQVIEKNRKLHVHPVTATWVQYCFAAVIAAPLAWLVEGVIYVPSEALFWSVGHLVVVNTVIGMLLMFALVRTGSLAQATAIMFLVPAMGAFFAWPVVGETPSWWTLPGFGLAMAGALWTRRLQRPIRS, from the coding sequence ATGTTCACACGCCTTCTTCCTTGGCTGTTTTTAGTTGTCTGGTCAACGGGTTACGCGGTGGCTAAGCTGGCTTTGGAATACACTGAGCCGTTTAATCTTCTCGCCTACCGGTTCGTTGGGGCGGCGTTATTTGTCACGCCTTTTGTGATCTTCATGCGGTTATCCCTGCCGCCTCTGTCTACTATCAAACAACTCGCTGCGACCGGTGTGTTTTTGCATATTGGGCATTTTGGCACCATGTATGTCGGAATGAAACTTGGCGCCAGTGCGAGCATTATGGCCTTAATTGCGGCGTCACAACCGGCGTTGATTATTTTGGCCAGTGCCTTGTATATCCGAAGTTGGCCATCTTGGCAGACTTGGTGTGCATTAGGGCTCGGACTTGCCGGTGCGGGGTGGATTGTCGGCTTGAATATGGATGGGCAAACGGGGTATTTGCTGGGGGCGTTATTGGGATTTGTGGCGGTTTTGGGCATGTCAGTTGGGCAAGTCATCGAGAAGAATCGCAAACTGCACGTTCATCCGGTTACCGCCACTTGGGTGCAATATTGTTTTGCCGCAGTGATCGCAGCACCACTCGCTTGGCTGGTTGAGGGCGTGATTTATGTTCCGTCGGAGGCACTGTTTTGGAGCGTTGGGCATTTGGTCGTGGTTAACACGGTGATTGGCATGCTCTTGATGTTCGCTTTGGTCAGAACAGGTTCGTTGGCGCAAGCGACGGCGATCATGTTTTTGGTGCCAGCAATGGGGGCGTTTTTTGCTTGGCCTGTGGTCGGTGAAACCCCCTCATGGTGGACGCTGCCAGGGTTTGGGTTGGCGATGGCTGGCGCGTTGTGGACACGGCGGTTGCAGCGTCCTATTCGAAGTTAA
- a CDS encoding alpha-amylase family protein — protein sequence MTKSTSHIIASAIAATALGAGLMACSPAKQTAEPANAHQEGYIVAQPEHVKPVVYQVFTRLFGNTNTTNKPWGTVAENGVGKMSDFTDEALMGIRELGVSHIWYTGIPHHALVADYTEYGISLDDPDVIKGRAGSPYAVKDYYSVNPDLADDPANRMAEFEALVQRTHTHGMKVLIDIVPNHVARQYESLGKPDGVEDFGANDDTSVEYARNNNFYYIPGQDFMVPESTDGYRALGGDSAPLLDGKFAESPAKWTGNGSRLAQPNINDWYETVKVNYGVRPDGTYDFPTLPKEYRKKGLAEHHAFWQDKDLPDSWYKFEHIVHFWLDKGVDGFRFDMAEMVPVEFWSFLNSSIKNKNPDAFLLAEVYNPSLFRDYLHLGKMDYLYDKVDFYDSLKWVIQGHGSTDALERIQSEVRDIEEHMLHFLENHDEQRIASPDFAGDMHKGKPMLVVSALISRSPTMLYFGQDVGEDGSEVPGFGGPTRTSIFDYIGVPAHQRWMNEGKFDGGQLTEEEQALREFYIKVMDIAAFHPAMAGEYISLHSANKATEGYTDKHFAFTRFTLEDRLIVVNNFTTEPMQTTLTIPAAVVSQLQLRAGENALKDLLSEADYALHVTNGVGELTLNLQGLESVVLEVN from the coding sequence ATGACAAAAAGCACTTCGCATATCATTGCGTCAGCAATAGCGGCGACCGCATTAGGCGCAGGTCTCATGGCTTGTTCACCTGCTAAACAAACCGCTGAACCAGCTAACGCCCATCAAGAGGGATACATTGTGGCGCAACCTGAGCATGTTAAACCTGTCGTTTATCAGGTGTTTACTCGATTGTTTGGCAACACCAATACGACCAATAAGCCATGGGGCACGGTAGCAGAAAATGGCGTGGGCAAAATGTCTGATTTCACCGATGAGGCACTGATGGGGATCCGCGAACTTGGCGTGTCTCACATTTGGTATACGGGGATCCCGCACCATGCATTAGTCGCTGATTATACTGAGTATGGTATTTCATTGGACGATCCGGACGTGATCAAAGGACGCGCCGGTTCGCCTTATGCAGTCAAAGATTATTATTCAGTGAATCCCGATTTGGCAGATGATCCAGCTAATCGCATGGCAGAGTTTGAAGCGTTAGTTCAGCGCACTCACACACACGGCATGAAGGTATTAATTGATATCGTACCCAATCACGTGGCGCGACAATATGAGTCATTGGGCAAGCCAGACGGGGTAGAGGACTTTGGTGCGAATGATGATACCAGTGTGGAGTATGCACGCAATAACAATTTTTATTACATACCAGGCCAAGATTTTATGGTGCCTGAGTCGACCGATGGCTATCGGGCATTAGGCGGTGATTCTGCGCCTTTACTCGATGGAAAATTTGCAGAAAGCCCGGCCAAATGGACGGGTAACGGCTCGCGTTTAGCGCAACCGAACATCAATGACTGGTATGAGACAGTCAAAGTCAATTATGGCGTTCGCCCAGACGGGACCTATGATTTTCCAACGTTGCCAAAAGAATATCGCAAAAAAGGACTCGCTGAGCATCATGCCTTTTGGCAGGACAAAGACTTGCCAGATTCGTGGTATAAGTTTGAACACATTGTGCACTTTTGGTTAGACAAGGGAGTCGATGGTTTTCGCTTTGATATGGCCGAGATGGTGCCCGTGGAGTTTTGGTCGTTTTTGAACTCTTCCATTAAAAACAAAAATCCTGATGCCTTTTTATTGGCTGAAGTCTACAATCCGAGCCTGTTTCGTGATTATTTACATCTAGGCAAAATGGATTACCTATATGACAAAGTGGATTTTTATGATTCGCTCAAATGGGTCATTCAAGGTCACGGCAGTACCGATGCACTTGAGCGCATTCAGTCGGAAGTGCGCGACATCGAAGAACACATGCTACACTTTTTAGAAAACCACGATGAGCAGCGCATTGCCAGTCCAGATTTTGCCGGTGACATGCACAAAGGCAAGCCTATGCTGGTAGTATCTGCCCTGATCAGTCGCTCACCGACCATGTTGTATTTTGGTCAAGATGTAGGTGAAGATGGTTCAGAAGTCCCTGGCTTTGGTGGACCCACGCGTACGTCGATTTTCGATTACATCGGGGTACCTGCACATCAGCGCTGGATGAACGAGGGTAAGTTTGACGGGGGGCAGCTCACAGAGGAAGAACAAGCGTTACGTGAGTTTTATATTAAAGTGATGGACATCGCGGCATTTCATCCCGCCATGGCAGGTGAATATATTTCTCTGCACAGTGCGAATAAAGCCACTGAAGGTTATACTGACAAGCACTTTGCGTTCACTCGATTTACCCTGGAAGACCGTTTGATTGTGGTGAATAATTTCACTACTGAACCCATGCAAACGACTCTTACGATTCCCGCAGCGGTGGTGTCGCAATTACAGCTGCGTGCAGGGGAAAATGCACTGAAAGATTTGCTTAGCGAGGCTGATTACGCGTTGCACGTAACGAATGGTGTGGGCGAGTTAACCCTGAATTTGCAAGGGCTTGAATCGGTTGTGCTTGAGGTCAACTAA
- a CDS encoding TIM-barrel domain-containing protein, producing MKRNPIISGALFALLGFSTQAQVTSHVHNDATLIVQTEQYPIHITQLNTGVFEIVVESEQNMLPSFALPDNHTPKTAELIQSTDTLMFGGHGYTVHVDKATTRLSFVKDNEVLVAEEAGAFVYPNMRGFRFAIDEGEAFYGGGQRVLGMDRRGHKMPLYNRAHYGYTTESNQMYYSLPAVLSDQNYAILFDNSASGELDIGADESNILEFTAQAGRMAYIVVMAEDTARLSQKVTQTTGLQPVPARWSMGNFASRFGYRSQTQTLETAQKFRDLGVPLDAIVLDLYWFGPEMKGDMGNLDWDRTAWPEPEQMIAQLAQDNVKTVLITEPFILTTSNQWDNAVNNNALAKGLNGQPKRFDFFFGNTGLVDVFSPEGTQWFNQFYQTLADQGVAGWWGDLGEPEVHPSDSLHQLNGVTRTADELHNVYGHQWAKNLYELSRQHQPEQRPFIMMRAGFLGSQRFGMVPWTGDVSRSWGGLQSQVELSLQMSVFGLAYIHSDVGGFAGGEVFDPELYIRWTQHGAFSPVFRPHAQENIAPEPVFHPGPALDIARDYIQLRYSLMPYIYSMALENSLTGMPLMRPLSFYHKDAFARSADSYYFGKSFLVTPVTEAGVTEIAINLPDGVWFDYWSKAKREGGQEVLVDAPLALMPVHVQAGSFVPMLAEAPMHLDDYSSQDIVIEYYADNSVQSAASTWYEDDGISPDSLSDAQYQRVLMSAEQRSNTLSLRYDVVGTYSTAPAQRNVEQVIYGLPKPTQVSVDGQILSSSQWRYTNGALNFILSLKTAASVSVAF from the coding sequence ATGAAACGAAACCCCATAATAAGTGGCGCGTTGTTCGCGCTGCTTGGCTTCTCGACCCAAGCTCAAGTCACATCACACGTGCATAACGACGCAACATTGATTGTGCAAACTGAGCAATACCCGATACACATTACTCAGCTCAATACTGGTGTATTTGAAATCGTGGTTGAGAGCGAACAAAATATGCTGCCATCGTTTGCATTACCAGACAATCACACGCCTAAGACTGCTGAATTAATCCAGTCTACAGACACACTCATGTTTGGTGGGCATGGATATACAGTGCACGTAGATAAAGCCACCACCCGTTTATCTTTTGTGAAAGACAATGAAGTCTTGGTTGCAGAAGAAGCCGGCGCGTTTGTTTATCCCAATATGCGTGGCTTTCGTTTTGCGATTGATGAAGGTGAAGCATTTTACGGTGGTGGACAACGTGTGTTAGGAATGGATCGTCGAGGCCACAAAATGCCATTATACAACCGTGCGCATTATGGCTATACGACCGAATCCAACCAGATGTACTATTCGCTGCCAGCAGTCCTGTCTGACCAAAACTATGCGATTTTGTTTGATAATAGTGCGAGCGGTGAGCTGGATATTGGTGCTGATGAGTCCAATATTTTAGAATTTACCGCGCAAGCAGGGCGTATGGCGTATATTGTGGTCATGGCAGAAGATACGGCGCGTTTATCACAAAAAGTTACGCAAACCACTGGTTTACAGCCTGTCCCAGCGCGCTGGAGCATGGGGAACTTTGCCTCGCGCTTTGGCTATCGCAGCCAAACACAGACGCTTGAAACCGCGCAGAAGTTTCGCGATTTAGGTGTACCCTTAGACGCTATCGTACTGGATCTGTACTGGTTTGGCCCTGAGATGAAAGGGGACATGGGTAACTTAGATTGGGATCGCACTGCATGGCCTGAGCCTGAGCAAATGATTGCACAGCTTGCTCAAGATAATGTCAAAACTGTATTGATCACTGAGCCATTTATATTAACGACCTCTAATCAGTGGGACAACGCGGTCAATAACAATGCATTAGCCAAGGGATTAAATGGACAGCCAAAGCGTTTTGATTTTTTCTTTGGCAATACCGGGTTGGTCGATGTCTTTAGCCCTGAGGGCACACAGTGGTTTAATCAATTTTATCAAACTCTTGCCGACCAAGGTGTAGCCGGTTGGTGGGGGGATTTGGGCGAGCCTGAAGTTCACCCAAGTGATTCACTACATCAGCTTAATGGCGTCACGCGCACTGCTGACGAACTACACAATGTCTATGGTCATCAATGGGCTAAGAACCTTTATGAGCTATCACGCCAACACCAGCCAGAGCAGCGCCCATTTATTATGATGCGTGCCGGGTTTCTTGGCTCCCAGCGTTTTGGCATGGTGCCGTGGACGGGGGACGTTTCACGTAGTTGGGGCGGATTGCAGTCACAAGTAGAACTCTCATTACAAATGTCGGTGTTTGGCCTTGCTTATATTCACTCTGATGTGGGCGGATTTGCTGGTGGTGAGGTGTTCGATCCTGAACTTTATATTCGCTGGACACAACATGGGGCGTTTAGCCCTGTATTTCGTCCCCACGCGCAAGAAAATATTGCACCAGAGCCAGTGTTCCATCCAGGCCCTGCGTTAGACATTGCAAGGGACTATATTCAGCTCCGCTATTCTTTGATGCCGTATATTTATTCCATGGCACTAGAAAACAGTTTGACCGGCATGCCATTGATGCGTCCGTTGAGTTTCTATCACAAAGATGCCTTTGCTCGCAGTGCTGATAGTTACTATTTTGGTAAGTCGTTCTTGGTGACGCCAGTGACAGAAGCTGGGGTGACTGAAATCGCAATCAACCTTCCGGACGGCGTATGGTTTGATTATTGGAGTAAAGCCAAACGCGAAGGGGGGCAAGAGGTCTTAGTTGATGCGCCATTAGCGCTGATGCCGGTGCATGTTCAAGCGGGGAGTTTTGTCCCGATGTTAGCTGAGGCACCCATGCACTTAGATGACTATTCCAGCCAAGACATCGTGATTGAATACTACGCTGATAACAGTGTGCAAAGTGCTGCGAGCACTTGGTATGAAGACGATGGGATATCGCCTGATAGCTTGAGTGACGCACAGTATCAACGTGTTTTGATGAGCGCTGAGCAGCGCTCAAATACGTTGTCATTGCGCTACGATGTCGTCGGAACTTATTCTACAGCACCTGCTCAGCGTAACGTTGAGCAAGTGATCTATGGCTTGCCAAAGCCAACCCAAGTTTCAGTCGATGGACAGATATTATCATCCTCCCAGTGGCGCTATACCAATGGAGCCTTAAACTTTATTTTGTCACTCAAAACGGCAGCAAGCGTGTCGGTTGCTTTTTGA
- a CDS encoding helix-turn-helix domain-containing protein: protein MSEVEYAKVLLGKLIKHTRATQMDQHELALRTGTSKNTISRLELGQGVNVDILLAVLDHLELLAPFVANVEEQYALVKNNPQRSSSKVEKELPNDF, encoded by the coding sequence ATGTCCGAGGTGGAATACGCGAAAGTGTTACTAGGAAAACTCATTAAACACACCCGTGCTACACAAATGGATCAACATGAATTGGCACTGCGAACTGGGACAAGCAAAAATACCATTAGTCGTTTAGAGCTTGGCCAAGGGGTAAATGTTGATATCTTATTGGCTGTTTTAGACCACTTAGAACTGCTCGCTCCATTTGTGGCAAACGTTGAAGAGCAATATGCATTAGTTAAAAATAATCCGCAACGAAGTTCTTCTAAGGTAGAGAAGGAGTTGCCGAATGACTTCTAG
- a CDS encoding type II toxin-antitoxin system HipA family toxin, with translation MTSRAYVFIDGLEDKPVICGIVELDPIAKLGKFRYGKSYQQREDAFPLDPIHLPLTEEQIITRVNHGMFGVILDAGADSWGRKLIYALHSTKPKNDLELVMAGSGMGVGALTFSLSRTASKSKHNKNSLEDMAILLQGKQAILADQALSDEVKKSFQFGSSLGGARPKTTVMEDKISYLAKFNRTDDLFNVCRVEHACMKMLSELTDLNVRVANTRLLNNHDEDILLVERFDCLESRPTHHLLSANSLINQMKVTEQSSTTFYSYGALAEFNMKYGAEPKDSHELFARMIFNICMGNTDDHSRNHAFLYSFKNKHWRLSKAYDVLPINNTRQHGIGIGAQGRLGSIDNAMSQAKRFGLNSRKAKAIANMVVELTSEWAFYFGNNGVSELDIEVLKGVVPDSSRP, from the coding sequence ATGACTTCTAGAGCGTATGTTTTTATTGATGGCTTGGAAGATAAGCCCGTCATCTGTGGCATTGTCGAGCTCGATCCTATCGCTAAATTAGGCAAATTCCGCTATGGTAAATCTTATCAGCAACGTGAAGATGCTTTCCCGCTTGATCCGATACATTTACCTCTTACCGAGGAGCAAATCATAACCCGAGTAAATCATGGTATGTTTGGTGTTATTTTAGATGCGGGTGCTGATAGTTGGGGACGTAAACTCATTTATGCTCTACATTCAACAAAACCGAAGAATGATTTAGAGCTTGTGATGGCCGGTTCTGGTATGGGTGTTGGTGCCCTCACATTTAGTTTGTCGAGAACGGCCAGTAAATCAAAACACAACAAAAACTCCCTCGAAGATATGGCAATCTTGTTGCAAGGTAAACAGGCTATATTAGCAGATCAGGCTCTATCTGATGAAGTCAAAAAATCGTTTCAGTTTGGCTCTAGCTTAGGAGGTGCAAGACCTAAAACGACTGTTATGGAGGACAAAATTAGTTATCTTGCGAAATTTAATCGCACTGATGACCTCTTTAATGTATGTCGTGTTGAGCATGCTTGCATGAAAATGCTATCAGAGTTAACAGACCTAAATGTGCGGGTTGCGAACACACGGTTGCTTAATAATCACGATGAAGATATTTTACTGGTCGAGCGTTTTGACTGTTTAGAGAGTCGACCGACTCATCATCTTTTGAGTGCGAATTCATTGATTAATCAAATGAAGGTCACGGAGCAGTCCAGTACAACTTTCTACAGCTATGGCGCTTTAGCGGAATTTAACATGAAATATGGTGCTGAACCGAAAGATTCCCATGAATTGTTCGCTCGCATGATATTTAATATTTGTATGGGCAATACGGATGATCATTCGCGAAATCACGCTTTCCTATATTCATTCAAGAACAAACATTGGCGATTATCTAAAGCGTATGACGTGTTGCCCATCAACAATACAAGACAGCATGGTATTGGCATTGGTGCTCAAGGCAGATTAGGTAGTATTGACAATGCTATGTCCCAGGCGAAGCGTTTTGGACTCAATAGTAGAAAGGCAAAAGCCATTGCAAATATGGTTGTGGAACTGACGTCGGAATGGGCCTTTTATTTTGGCAATAACGGTGTTTCAGAGTTGGACATCGAAGTATTAAAAGGGGTTGTCCCAGACTCTAGTAGACCCTAA
- a CDS encoding helix-turn-helix transcriptional regulator: MHTTIHILSKREQEVAKQIALGKTNRDIGDSLYISERTVKFHCANIYKKLKIANRSTLISRYADQIRQLH, encoded by the coding sequence ATGCACACAACTATTCATATACTTTCCAAACGGGAACAAGAAGTCGCAAAACAAATTGCATTGGGAAAAACCAATCGAGATATCGGTGATTCTTTGTATATTTCTGAACGCACCGTAAAATTTCATTGTGCCAATATTTACAAAAAATTAAAGATTGCTAATCGCAGCACGCTCATTTCTCGTTACGCCGATCAAATCCGTCAATTACACTGA
- a CDS encoding homocysteine S-methyltransferase family protein produces the protein MTHKTASLHVHKLAGLTGLNGKAFICLDGGMGQTLIQRSKRPLSNLWSSDIMFYEPELVTELHAEFIATGADVITLNTYTATPDRLDANNALDWLETLHEKALYAAREAITASGREDVLIAGCLPPLLASYRPNVAPDFAQSLASYQQLVALQSDCDVFLCETMSSIAEATAACTAAKASGKPVWVAFSVSDSAPQQLRGGEPLSEALMTIAEYQPDAVLLNCSRPEAITAALPQLLSLGVTTGAYANGFVSVESLYPGETVSTLQRRQDLAPAQYAEFAMQWFGQGARIIGGCCEVTPEHIQAVKAKLG, from the coding sequence ATGACGCATAAAACGGCTTCTCTTCATGTGCATAAGCTGGCAGGTCTAACTGGCCTGAACGGCAAAGCATTTATTTGTCTTGACGGGGGCATGGGACAAACTCTGATTCAGCGCTCTAAACGCCCGCTTTCTAATCTCTGGTCGAGCGATATCATGTTTTATGAGCCTGAATTAGTGACTGAGCTTCACGCTGAATTTATTGCCACAGGCGCCGATGTCATTACCTTAAACACCTACACCGCAACGCCCGACAGACTCGACGCTAATAACGCATTGGACTGGCTGGAAACGTTACATGAAAAGGCACTATACGCAGCGCGAGAAGCCATTACAGCCTCAGGTAGAGAAGATGTGTTGATTGCTGGATGTTTACCGCCTTTATTGGCCAGTTATCGACCCAATGTAGCACCGGATTTTGCCCAGTCATTGGCAAGCTACCAACAGCTAGTGGCATTACAAAGCGACTGTGATGTGTTTTTGTGTGAAACCATGTCCTCTATTGCTGAGGCAACTGCAGCGTGTACGGCAGCTAAAGCATCAGGTAAACCGGTCTGGGTGGCATTTTCAGTATCAGATAGCGCGCCTCAGCAATTACGAGGGGGTGAGCCATTAAGCGAGGCCCTAATGACGATTGCTGAGTATCAGCCCGATGCTGTGCTCCTAAACTGCTCTCGCCCTGAAGCCATCACGGCGGCGTTACCTCAATTACTGAGTTTAGGGGTTACCACAGGTGCTTATGCCAATGGATTTGTCAGCGTCGAGTCGTTGTATCCTGGGGAAACGGTCAGTACTTTACAACGTCGACAAGATTTAGCGCCGGCGCAATACGCTGAGTTTGCGATGCAGTGGTTTGGCCAAGGCGCACGTATTATCGGTGGCTGTTGTGAAGTCACTCCAGAACATATACAGGCGGTAAAGGCCAAGTTAGGCTAA
- a CDS encoding response regulator transcription factor yields MSQDLPYLNTRETQIVNYLIQGLTNTEIGKELHLSVHTIKYHLGRIYQKQGVSNRALLIKAYYDRQSE; encoded by the coding sequence ATGTCACAAGATTTGCCGTATCTGAATACCCGTGAAACACAAATTGTTAACTATTTGATACAAGGTCTTACCAATACCGAAATAGGAAAAGAGTTGCACCTTTCAGTACATACTATCAAATATCATTTAGGTCGTATCTATCAAAAGCAAGGTGTCAGTAATCGGGCATTGTTGATTAAAGCCTATTATGACAGGCAAAGTGAGTAG
- a CDS encoding helix-turn-helix transcriptional regulator, protein MKDIRTTLSCRERQIAQLKTMGMTNREIAHELAIGERTVRFHIHNIYRKLKVPNTLTLNYVYGDQFRPIYPQYLS, encoded by the coding sequence TTGAAAGACATCAGAACCACTCTCAGCTGCAGAGAAAGACAAATCGCTCAACTAAAAACCATGGGAATGACCAACCGTGAAATCGCCCACGAACTAGCTATTGGCGAGCGCACAGTACGATTTCATATTCATAACATTTATCGGAAACTCAAGGTCCCCAATACTCTGACACTCAACTATGTGTACGGCGATCAGTTTCGGCCTATCTATCCGCAGTATCTTAGCTGA
- a CDS encoding response regulator yields the protein MEYLSTGQIAELLSLTPRTVLQKPKILVIEDDLEMLKSIGRIIRQSHWEPILAADGFQAGKLLHEHRPVVMTLDVNMPGINGLDILKFTREQTEFAHIKIIVVSGSANQHLHAALVDGADAIIQKPFKNQVLVSTIAELLNE from the coding sequence ATGGAATACTTATCGACTGGACAAATAGCTGAACTGCTATCATTAACACCGAGAACGGTTTTGCAAAAACCCAAAATTTTAGTCATTGAAGATGATTTAGAAATGTTAAAGAGTATTGGCCGAATTATTCGTCAATCTCATTGGGAGCCGATTTTGGCAGCAGATGGTTTCCAGGCGGGCAAATTATTACATGAACATCGACCTGTGGTCATGACGTTAGATGTTAATATGCCAGGTATAAATGGCTTAGACATACTCAAATTTACTCGTGAGCAAACTGAATTTGCTCATATAAAAATAATTGTTGTGTCAGGCTCAGCGAATCAACATTTACACGCAGCACTCGTAGATGGAGCAGATGCCATTATCCAAAAACCATTTAAGAACCAAGTGTTAGTAAGCACCATTGCTGAGCTACTCAATGAATAA